In Palaemon carinicauda isolate YSFRI2023 chromosome 14, ASM3689809v2, whole genome shotgun sequence, the following proteins share a genomic window:
- the LOC137652792 gene encoding uncharacterized protein gives MFEMLMSLVLNLAPHYVHCDFEQAVINTVRKCFPEATIKGCFFHLVQSMQRHIASSGLRRRYNTDPEFATYAKMITSLAFVPQADLDSHIDALANELPSDLEPVLTWFECNYVGVYNRRGNRRNPIFPYDLWNVYETTLNDEDRTNNYAEACHRKLAYELGCHHPTLWKFLEILNKVKKGRDMYTKHLIAGNDPSQKLKKYQDLDKRIKKIVYEYDSERSCIEYSRALSHNSKM, from the coding sequence ATGTTTGAAATGCTTATGTCTTTAGTGCTTAACTTAGCTCCCCATTATGTTCATTGTGATTTTGAGCAAGCAGTGATCAATACAGTGAGAAAATGTTTCCCAGAAGCTACAATCAAAGGATGCTTCTTTCATCTAGTGCAGAGCATGCAAAGACATATAGCTTCAAGTGGACTTCGACGGCGATACAATACCGATCCTGAATTTGCGACATATGCAAAAATGATAACTTCTCTGGCCTTTGTACCGCAGGCTGACCTTGATTCTCATATTGATGCCTTAGCCAATGAGTTACCTTCCGACCTTGAACCAGTACTAACTTGGTTTGAATGTAATTATGTTGGTGTTTATAACAGACGAGGTAACAGAAGGAACCCAATATTCCCTTATGATTTATGGAATGTGTATGAAACCACACTGAATGACGAAGATCGAACGAATAACTATGCAGAGGCGTGTCACAGAAAACTTGCTTATGAACTAGGATGCCATCATCCAACACTGTGGAAGTTTCTTGAAATTCTAAACAAAGTTAAAAAAGGCAGAGATATGTATACGAAGCATCTTATCGCAGGAAATGATCCTTCCCAAAAGTTAAAAAAATACCAAGATCTGGACAaacgaattaagaaaattgtttacGAATATGATTCCGAAAGAAGTTGTATTGAATATTCACGGGCTTTGTCCCATAATTCTAAAATGTGA